The region TACCCACTTATAATAAATCCATTAATAGGTTCAGGAGGATATGTAAAGGGTACATTTACAACCCCGGTTTTTAAGTTATAAGCATTTAGGAGTTTCCAAATTGGTGGCTTTCGTAGATCTTTAGGAGTAAGGTTCTTCTTCACACCATTGCTATCCACTACACAATACTCTATTATTCCATGTTTTCTAGGGTATGTACCTGTAATTAAAGATGCCCAGATCGATGGGCTCACCAAAGGAAAGATGGGTTGTAATGTCCCATAAACTCCAGTGTCTTTTAACTCTTTTATTGTAGTAAAAATATCCGTATCCACTGCATTTATCGGTAGACCTGGCAACCCAACTACTATTACTTTCCTATTCTGTGTGCTCATTCAAATTTCACCATAGTAGTTTAATACACCTCCTATGTATTAAATATTATGTCTCGTGGTTTTGAACATACTTAAACCGTTCGTGTTCGCTACGAAAAACCAATTTCTCTTAACTAAAATGACCAGGAAGTTATATCGTGCTACTATATAACGTATCTGTGAGTTGCCGTAGCATCTCGACGGCCACCTAGTCCTTAGTTCGTACATCAATACTATGACCTTGTTTCGTAAAATCTTAGCTATAAGCATCCATAGTAAATACGATGATCCATGAAAGCCTTTATGAAGCATTTAGAAACATTGATTCTTCTAGGTCCTCAACATTATCGTAAGAACTCTGATTACTGTTGATTGTCAACACCGACAGATCCAAGGAACACGATCAGCTTGTATCTCTTCATTGCCATTACCTTTTAATTAGTCTTTCAAGATAACCTATTAGGCATTAATAACCCTGCTTACTTCTACTTACATAAAGCCTCTTCAACTTATCAGCAACATGTGATCCAGGAGAAATTAGGTTGGGCGTACCAGACAATGTCCCTACCACTAAATCCAATTCTTAAAACAGTCTCATTAACTTCGGCGGGGTGACGGTAACCAAGCTCCTTAAGCAATCTAGGTTTTATTTCAAAAACATCAACATCCCTACCCCTGGGCACAAACCTACCAATCATTATATCATGAGTCTCTATAGTTTAGCATAAAACACCCGAACCCTCTTAAATTCAGGCATTGAGAACACCTTAGGCAACCAACCATAAGTATTAGGTGGAGGCACACGCACCTTCATTAAATAACCATTCACATACCTCTTATACAATGCACTAAACGCATCATAACGTGCATCATCAAGCACAATGAACAAAAACCTATCCCTAGTCACAACGTACCTAAATAAATCAAACCAATGCCACCCACCACCAATATGCCGAACCACCAAGGATAAACCACGCCTAATCAACGCCTAATAAATAGCACCAGTAGGATCAATCCTAAGCGAATTAACAAAACCTCTAATATCAACTAAGACCATATCTAATCACGTAATACTTATTAATTAAATAACGAACAAACCCACCATCCAATTGATAAAGTAAGCCTAGAAAACCCGACAAAACCCTCCAGGGAGACCGATCCATCAATCCACGCAGCAAAGCATATGACGACACTCGAAGAACCTTACGCCTATCTGCACCCCTCAATACCAAACCCACAACATTATAACTATAACCACCCAAAGGATTACACCAAAGAGGTATCTTATCAAGTTCCCTGAATACTGAACGTAAATACTCAAAACCATAGTAATTCATAATGGAAGATCTCATAAACCTAACCTTTAATACTTCAATGCTCTGGGACCAAGGCAATGAAACTTGATTTCCGTGAACTCTATAGTAAGCTAGCTTTATAGGCTCATGAAGCAAGGTAACCCCACTATAAAATGCGGCCAGTGTTACAAACAAATCTGGACTGTTAAACAGCTTCCTTAAGTAAGGTAACCATCTAATCAACACATCACGTCTAACAGCAATGCTACTCATAATGGAGCCTATATTCACTAGCTTGCATAAATATGAACTTTTTAAGTTATCCTCTAATTTTAATTTTATTTCCTTAATAGGGCCTCCTATTGATTCACCAATAACTTTATTCTCAGAGTTAATGACATAAGCAAGGTGATGAAAATACCCAATATTATCATTTGTTGAAAAAATATTATATAAGTACTTAAGTTTATTGGATCTAAATGCATCATCATCATCAAGAAATGTCACTACCTCACCTTCTGCTTCCTCCAAACCTCTTGCTATGTATGCTCCTATGGGCTCATTACTTAAATTTAATACCTTAATATTGCCTTTAGTAATGCTTAGTTTGTCTACGTATGGATCTTCGAAATTTTTAATTATGATAACTTCGAAAGGTTTATCGAAATTCTGATTAAGTACGGACTTCACAGCAAATCTTAAGTATCCACGCCTATTGTAAGCCGTAATCAAAACAGAGATGTAAGGCTTCATATAATCACCTTAAGTATCGTATTGAATGTTTCCTTTATACCTAATCCATCCGTGTTTATCTTAAAAACTTTACTTTGACCTCCTTTTTGATAAATAAATAATTTATCAAGAACAACCTTTTGAAACAATACGTAATGTAATTGAGAATCTCCATATCCTCTTCCAGCCCATCTACTTCTTAGTGTATTAACGTCGGCATCCAAGATTACCACCGTATCAGGCTTAAACCTTAACATCAGGGAATAAATAATTAACAATGATAGCCTTGGTAATCTACCCCTCATCCTTAAAACCCTCCATGCAAAATAATAATCAATAAACGTTGAATGAAAATACTCCTCACTAAACACTACAAAACCAAGGCTCCTGAGAATAAATGCCCTAATGAGCTTAAAAAGCAGAAAATAAGAATCTAGGAGGGAAGAAATTAAGGTTAAAGCCCTAGCCAGATTCATTCGACCACTCACAGGTATCTCATACCATGGCGCATACCTACCCGGTAAGTTTAGGAGCCTCGCTACTAACCTCCATAGTATATAGCTTGGCCCATGATAGGATTTAATAAATACACTCGAAGTCCTAACCCCCCTCACTTCATAGAACCTCCGCAGGGCTCTTATCATCGTGGACTTACCCACACCCACAGGCCCCAAAATAACTATAAACCTGCCTCTACCCATGCCCTCCCACCACAGTTTCTAAATAATACGTGAGCTCATCCATTACCCTATTCAGCTCATGATTCTCCCTAACGTAGGCATAACCCTTCTCCCCTAGAGCCCTCCATCTATCATTCTTAAGCAGGTACTCAAGACCCTTTGAGAAATCATCCTCCTTAGCCCAGTAACCAAACCTCTCTGTTAAACCGTCCGGGTTTACGGAACTCAGCAACGCCACCTTATGGGCCAGGGCCTCCAGCATCGCTATTGGCAAACCCTCCCTAATGCTCGGCAGCACCAAAACCCAACACTTATCCAGGATCTCCCTCTTCCTCTCCTCAGGCACGAAACCCAGTATCTCCAGGTTCTTCAGGTCACCGTACCTACTAATAACTTCTCTATACCTGCCCTCATAAAGTACGCCCGGCTTGCCCATCGCCACGAACCGTAGGTTAGGAAACCTCCTTGCCAGCTCAAAGAATAACCAGTAACGCTTTTGTGGGTCCATCCTAGCGAGGTAGCATATCAAGGGCTCACTGGACTTCACTATGGATTTCTCCTCAGGAATTGGATGCACCGGGTTTGGTAGGTAGTGAATACGCTTGGGATCCAGCCCATAAAGCCTTCTTAACTTCTCAATGTAGAACATGGCTTGAGTAAGCACTAGATCAGCCATTCTATAAGCAGTACCAAATAAAACCCTATTAGCGAGGAACCTAACCCTGGAAATCCTATAATACGGATCCACAGATGCCATGAGCTCATAATCACGCCAATCAAAGGGATCCTGGGCCCAAATCACATGGGCACTACCACGCCTAACTAACTCGGCTATCAAAGTCTCTACCATAGCCTCAATACTCACGTAGACATCAGCACTTACATCCCTAATAACCCTCAACGCACCCCAATAATCACGTAAATGTCTAAAAACAGATTTCGTCTCGAAATGATAATCATAGGTTATGACCTTAACACCGCCCACGGAGTACTCCCTGGGATAATCAGGATCACGCCAAGCCAAGACATAAACCTCAAAACCACGCCTAACAAGCTCCCCACCCACCAACCTCACAAGCCAACCAAAACCACCATGCCTCCTCTCAGTAAAGGACTCACTAACAATAAAAGCAACCCTCATAACGACCCACGGACATACAAACAATTCCAAACCTTTTTATCTTTATGAATGTGCAAAGGACTATTATAGAGACCTACGACTGACTCAGCACCTTCAAGTTTCATTCTAATATTACCAAGCACTGCAAGAACACCCTCCCTAACATCTAAGAAACAAACCACGGGCCCTCGTATAATACTGGCCCTTAAAAATATTCCTCATGGTCTCCTTCAACTACTCAGTACCTTGTAGATTAAATTTAAGAATGCACGTTCTATCTTACGCTGATCAAACCTTCTAACAACATGCTCCCTCAGCTTACCTCCAATATCCTCCAGCTCCCCACGGGTAAGAGTCAATACCCTATCCACCCTATCCACAAACCCCTCAACATCCCCAGGCATGAACATATACTCCTCAGCAGGACTCCCACCAACTATCTCAGGCACACCCCCAACCCTGGAGGCTATTGGTATTGTTCCCAGTGCCATGGACTCCATTACCGCATATGGTAATGGCTCCTCCCATATCGATGGGAATAAGAGAGCCCATGCTTTCTCATGAAGATTTAGGTATTGCCTACGTTCAAGTCTTCCTAGGAGAAATACTCGACTAGGGCTGGGGTATAACTTTTCTACATATTTTAGTGCTTTAAGGCTTTTCTGAGGGATTCTCCTGCCAGCCGTTATGTAGATCCTGAGGTTGTTCTTAAGAATCCTTGGTAGGGCCTCTAACAGTATATGAAACCCCTTTACATAACTGCCTCCGCCAGCGTATATCATGGAAGGAGTCTCCTCGGGCTTCTTCTCTATACTTGGTATTGGTGGTAAAGGGTTGTAGATTACCGTAGCCTTCCTCCCTATGCTTGGGATAAATCTTCCTAGGATCTTGAGCTGCGCCTTCGAGACGCATATAACCTCGTCGGCATACCTTAGAGCTGCACTATTCATTATATTACTCCAGCTTATTAATCCAGTGGCTAAAGCTCTTAGAAGACTACCATTCTCTAGATACTCCACTAGGGCATCAGTAATTAGTGATGGCTTTAATCCATTAATGTATATTGACGTATAACTTATGAGTTGATAATTATGGAGATGAACAACAACCCTGGCATCTTTATTTATGTGTTTTACGACCGTGGTAATAGGTAATAACTTATGAGATGGAACATAAACAACCTGGGAATCCCTTACAAGTCTCTTAAACCATCTAGCATTAATTAACAACTTAAGCCAGACCATGGGCTTTAAATCCTTAAACCAAGGCACAACAACAACCCTACCGAACCTATAAACCTCGGGCGCAGGCCTAGAAGTACCCGTAACAACCGTAACATCAAAATACTTAGACAAAAAACTAAGGAACAAGTGCGTAGCTAACTCACCACCACTGCCCTCAGGTAGGTAAAGCTCAGTAAAAACCAACAGCCTAGGCCTCACCATGAATTAACCCCCTCAACCCCTCCTCAAGACTTATTAATGGCATGAAATTAAGCATTAACCTAGCCTTACTCACATCCGCATAACTATCCCTATTCCCTGAACAACCTCACGGCGTCATAATCATTCAGTACTACGTCAAATTCGCAACCCTCGCAATCCATCTTCAACACATCAGGCTCAATGCCGTAATCTCTAATTAACTTAGAAAGTCTCAAGCATAAACCCTAAAACCCTCGGGCCCGGACTCGCCATAACGTTTACTGGTGGTTGAATCTACGTCTATGTGACTAGGTATAACTGTAAAACTATCAAAACTCGCGATGGTTACATTTATGGGTGTGTTTGTTTCGTTAAGTTCATTAAGCCTAATATTCTTAACCATTTCATTATACGCCTCAGAATGCTGCTTAATTGCGTAAATTTTCTTAACACCTCTCAATGCAAAATAAATGGGTATATCACCAACGTAAGTGCCAACATCAACAATATCCCAGAACTAACCATTAAACTCAGGATTTACAGTGATCTTTGATCTATTATCGATCTCTTCAAGCCGTCTAGGACTATCATATCGAATTTCTCTCTTTCTAAGGTAGATAGCCATATTATGTCCGATAAAACCAGCATCGCCAGCGATACATTTTCTCATATTCTTAATAAGAATTAAATTTTATAGAAATATTATTTATGTAATCTTTTGAAGAAAGTTTAGGAATTGCTTTATGATAGTATCTACGTCGAATTTTTGCCTTGAAATTATACTTATTTTTTCTCTCGAAAATTTTTGATTAAAGACTTTAACAATTCCTTCAGCTAGAGCATTTGGATCGTTAGGTTTTACCAAGATTCCAGTGACCCCATCTTCAACTACCTCTGGAAGACCCCCAATATTACTGGCCACGACAGGAACACCTAATTTATTTGCCTCAAGTGCTACAACAGAGAATGGCTCTGGCCATATGCTAGGCACGACTACAGCTCTCGAGTTAATATAAAGAGCATAAAGATCGCTTTTTGGTAATGAACCGTAAAAATCGATAAGCCCATCCACACCTTCTTTCCTTGCAAGGTAAATTAGAGCTTCTTCTCCAGGTTTTGAACGAGTTACGGCTAACCTAATTTGTGGCACATCCTTAGAAGCTATCTTTAGTGCTCTTATTAGTATGTGTATACCCTTAGCGACCTGAAAACCTGAAGCATAGACTATAATATTACTATTACCATTGTACTCCATATCTAATGAGCGCTTAAGAAACTTCTCTGGAATGATCACGGGATTATAAATGACTTCGAATGGTTTTTCTTTTAGTTCAGGTAGGTGTAAGAGATGAAGATCCTTAACGGCCTTTGATACGGCAATCAATGCATCTATGTATTTAATAACATTCCCCTTCTCGAGCCATTTAAAATAATCGATAGGAGCCTTTATAGTTGTAAGCAGTTCATGAACCTTTGTGTAATTATAAAGTTCATATTGATGCCTTATCCTATTCCTAAGGATTTTACACTTTGTAAACCTGAAAATATCATTTCTGCAGCTCCTAGTACAGGTTTCTTGAAGACCATAGGACGCGGCCCACCATGGGCATATCAAGGCATATGAATGTAGATGAGCCACTATCGGTACAGCAGTAAGTCTCTTAATTCTAGGAGCAGCTAAGTACTCTATGTCCGTAATCCAGATTATTTCGGCTTCCTTAACGACATTTGCTGCCGCCTCTATGAAGAGATCTGGATAGCCATCAACAACCTTACAGGGAACTTTATGAATACGAATTCCTAGATCGTTTAATCCGCTTAAAAACTGCTTATTAGAGTTATCGCAAGTTACTACGTCAAGATCGACTCCTTTAGCCTTTAATAGTGATAGATAGTTAAGAATTACTGCTTGAGCACCACCATACCATAAACCATGAGTTAAAGCGACTATCTTCATCATCTTTTAGTTCTAAAGGCCCGTATAATAACCATTTCTGGAGAATACACCCGGTATATCTTAACTTTAAATCCCTGATCTCTAAGCAGTTTTATTATTGACTTTACGTTACCATGCACTTCAATTATTAATTTATTAATGTAAGATAGAGAGCCACTTCTGGCAGCTTCAGGGAGGACATCATGCTCGCAACCCTCGCAGTCCATTTTAAGTAACAAGTTATTCATCCCACGCTTTCTAAGTTCATCAATTAGTTCACTTAAACGTATAGATGGAACCATTAAACCTTCACCAGAGCCATGTTTTCCTAACATGATATCTTTATATGAAAAAAGCCTAAGGAAACCAGTTTCTGCTCCAACCGCTAAATTTCTAGCCTCTATTCTATCAGATAGTTTATTTATTTCGATATTCTTAATTAAGTATTTATAAGTTATCGGTAAGGGCTCTAGTGCTATTACATGCCTTGCTCCTTTTAAGGCAAAGTATATTGAAGAATCTCCAAACGCTGCGCCGATGTCTATCACCGCATCTACTGCTTTAATATCTGGATCATTATAAACTTCATCACAATAAATTTCTTTAAATATACCAAGCCACCAAAAAGGCACATGAAATTCTATAGTATTACCATGGAAATCAAACTTAATAGACCAAACGTTATTACTCAACTTATGTACATGAAAGTTTAATTTTCTGCGCGCCTCTTCAAAAAGGATATACGTTGTACATATGTCCCCTGCTTCAGAGAATTCAAATTGAAAGTCTAATTCTTTTAGCTTAATTTTATTATAATCCCCAAAATCTATTAAATTCTTCCTTAATAACTTAATTAAACATAGAAAATTATATAGATCATTTTTTGTTAATTTAATGCTTATACTTGGATTTCTTAATAGTATAGTGCTTTTTTCTTTTATATTCCATTGTATAAATAAGACATCATACCAATTTTTACACATATAAATTATCACAAATAGATTTCTCGCTTTACGTAATAAAATATACAAGAAATAGGTGGCTTGCTTGATTAATAATTTGATTAATAATTCTACGTGTATCTTTATATCTTCAACCTTCATGAGGTGCTCACCTCTTAAGGTGTGTCCATTTATATGTTGCCATTCCAGCCAATAAAGCCATATGCCACAGTAAGTAATTTATAGAATCTAGGTCATTTTCTTTAATTAATTTGATCAAAGAACTCCCCATTCTGTAGATACTATGAATTATAAGTAAATCAGCAGGCATATTTATATAATGCGTATTACTTCCATGCCATAAACCTTTCTTAATCCAAAAGATCCATTGCTTTATTCGACTATTTATGTCAGCTCCTCCCACATGTATGCAAAGAGGAATGTCTACAACTATCCATAGGTATCCTTTGGCTAGTACATGTTGAGTCAATGAGTAGTCGTCCCAAGCCTCCAAGCGCGGATCTGGCTTCCAATCCTTTACAGCCTCACGTCTGATTAAGGTGTTTATTGTGAACCCTCTAGCGAGAAAGAGTAATCCTCTTCTAATGACGTCACTTACTTGAATATCCGTGATCTTATACTTAAGAATTAAAGGATATTGCTCAGCTGATGGTTCCACGAGGAGGGTTTTAGGTGCTGGAGGTGGGATAACACCGCCCTCTATCGCGCCTACATTTCTATGCTTAATGAATTTACTCAGTACCTTGAACCAGTGAGGCAGTATTATTGCATCATCATCTATAAATGCAAACCACTCCGTTTCGACATGACGTATTCCAATGTGTCGTGCATAGGCAAGGTTAGCCTCCGTACGTATAATGATCGCATTAGGAAACACCTCCTTTACTTTCTCAATAGTTCCATCATTACTGTACCTGTCCACTATTATTAAGTTGTTTA is a window of Vulcanisaeta thermophila DNA encoding:
- a CDS encoding glycosyltransferase, with product MKPYISVLITAYNRRGYLRFAVKSVLNQNFDKPFEVIIIKNFEDPYVDKLSITKGNIKVLNLSNEPIGAYIARGLEEAEGEVVTFLDDDDAFRSNKLKYLYNIFSTNDNIGYFHHLAYVINSENKVIGESIGGPIKEIKLKLEDNLKSSYLCKLVNIGSIMSSIAVRRDVLIRWLPYLRKLFNSPDLFVTLAAFYSGVTLLHEPIKLAYYRVHGNQVSLPWSQSIEVLKVRFMRSSIMNYYGFEYLRSVFRELDKIPLWCNPLGGYSYNVVGLVLRGADRRKVLRVSSYALLRGLMDRSPWRVLSGFLGLLYQLDGGFVRYLINKYYVIRYGLS
- a CDS encoding glycosyltransferase family 4 protein, with product MRVAFIVSESFTERRHGGFGWLVRLVGGELVRRGFEVYVLAWRDPDYPREYSVGGVKVITYDYHFETKSVFRHLRDYWGALRVIRDVSADVYVSIEAMVETLIAELVRRGSAHVIWAQDPFDWRDYELMASVDPYYRISRVRFLANRVLFGTAYRMADLVLTQAMFYIEKLRRLYGLDPKRIHYLPNPVHPIPEEKSIVKSSEPLICYLARMDPQKRYWLFFELARRFPNLRFVAMGKPGVLYEGRYREVISRYGDLKNLEILGFVPEERKREILDKCWVLVLPSIREGLPIAMLEALAHKVALLSSVNPDGLTERFGYWAKEDDFSKGLEYLLKNDRWRALGEKGYAYVRENHELNRVMDELTYYLETVVGGHG
- a CDS encoding glycosyltransferase family 4 protein; this translates as MVRPRLLVFTELYLPEGSGGELATHLFLSFLSKYFDVTVVTGTSRPAPEVYRFGRVVVVPWFKDLKPMVWLKLLINARWFKRLVRDSQVVYVPSHKLLPITTVVKHINKDARVVVHLHNYQLISYTSIYINGLKPSLITDALVEYLENGSLLRALATGLISWSNIMNSAALRYADEVICVSKAQLKILGRFIPSIGRKATVIYNPLPPIPSIEKKPEETPSMIYAGGGSYVKGFHILLEALPRILKNNLRIYITAGRRIPQKSLKALKYVEKLYPSPSRVFLLGRLERRQYLNLHEKAWALLFPSIWEEPLPYAVMESMALGTIPIASRVGGVPEIVGGSPAEEYMFMPGDVEGFVDRVDRVLTLTRGELEDIGGKLREHVVRRFDQRKIERAFLNLIYKVLSS
- a CDS encoding glycosyltransferase family 4 protein, coding for MMKIVALTHGLWYGGAQAVILNYLSLLKAKGVDLDVVTCDNSNKQFLSGLNDLGIRIHKVPCKVVDGYPDLFIEAAANVVKEAEIIWITDIEYLAAPRIKRLTAVPIVAHLHSYALICPWWAASYGLQETCTRSCRNDIFRFTKCKILRNRIRHQYELYNYTKVHELLTTIKAPIDYFKWLEKGNVIKYIDALIAVSKAVKDLHLLHLPELKEKPFEVIYNPVIIPEKFLKRSLDMEYNGNSNIIVYASGFQVAKGIHILIRALKIASKDVPQIRLAVTRSKPGEEALIYLARKEGVDGLIDFYGSLPKSDLYALYINSRAVVVPSIWPEPFSVVALEANKLGVPVVASNIGGLPEVVEDGVTGILVKPNDPNALAEGIVKVFNQKFSREKISIISRQKFDVDTIIKQFLNFLQKIT
- a CDS encoding FkbM family methyltransferase encodes the protein MKVEDIKIHVELLIKLLIKQATYFLYILLRKARNLFVIIYMCKNWYDVLFIQWNIKEKSTILLRNPSISIKLTKNDLYNFLCLIKLLRKNLIDFGDYNKIKLKELDFQFEFSEAGDICTTYILFEEARRKLNFHVHKLSNNVWSIKFDFHGNTIEFHVPFWWLGIFKEIYCDEVYNDPDIKAVDAVIDIGAAFGDSSIYFALKGARHVIALEPLPITYKYLIKNIEINKLSDRIEARNLAVGAETGFLRLFSYKDIMLGKHGSGEGLMVPSIRLSELIDELRKRGMNNLLLKMDCEGCEHDVLPEAARSGSLSYINKLIIEVHGNVKSIIKLLRDQGFKVKIYRVYSPEMVIIRAFRTKR
- a CDS encoding glycosyltransferase family 2 protein, translating into MKIDVVMPTYNSLKRIKLFDTVLLAIKKYIPLNNLIIVDRYSNDGTIEKVKEVFPNAIIIRTEANLAYARHIGIRHVETEWFAFIDDDAIILPHWFKVLSKFIKHRNVGAIEGGVIPPPAPKTLLVEPSAEQYPLILKYKITDIQVSDVIRRGLLFLARGFTINTLIRREAVKDWKPDPRLEAWDDYSLTQHVLAKGYLWIVVDIPLCIHVGGADINSRIKQWIFWIKKGLWHGSNTHYINMPADLLIIHSIYRMGSSLIKLIKENDLDSINYLLWHMALLAGMATYKWTHLKR